From Pseudomonas sp. B21-028, one genomic window encodes:
- a CDS encoding DUF637 domain-containing protein, with protein MDDRQYALLARQPSAALKKRDSFWGMPKRGLAFLLANVMFWQPMWAQAGGIVVSAPGTSLGQAGNGVPIVNIAKPNGSGLSHNQFKDYNVGSNGVILNNATNPAQSTQLGGIILGNPNLKGTAARIILNEVNGGSPSQLRGYTEVAGRSAHVIVANPYGITCNGCGFINTPKATLTTGKPIIENGRLDRYQVDQGSVTVEGAGLNANNVDRFEIITRSAKINAEIQAKNLTIVAGRNDVAATTLNATARADDGSAKPQLAIDSSALGGMYAGAIKLVGTEAGVGVKLDGKLIASGGDIQLDANGHLSLAQTAAAGAVNVTAASLDAQGPVYAGTALTVKTQGDLTSQNNLVARDSIRLDSGGTLRNNGIIEAGVNADNTRNTRGDVTLIAKQLNNDGKTVAASRDLTVTMTDTLNNQGGTLSGQNKTTVTAKVVDNRAKGRILGSSEVNVKADQVLNGSGGLINSQGALQVTAGHLDNNAGELSSLNTATLVLGSLDNLTGLVMTGKQLDISATGAVNNQGGELSTQGLMTLKAGSLNNRDKGTVAANGNLVVTATKGAIKNGNNGLIASRKAELKVTAASLDNAKGTLQGKGLVKVDITGDIDNQAGSIIAQDANLNVFATNLDNRGGVLSSVKAALEAQVSGVLKNGHDLNGRGGTIQAKGLTLDALAGLFNDGGRIAAQAGDAVLNTGSARFDNSNGGLYASGKVKVDALNLDNSSGQISAGQIDLNLNGALDNTKGIIEGESSLDILAASLVNHNGQLRTFGRNSTTVFSIGGLFDNSNGTLETVSNDVGFTLGSLNNQSGKLRHIGAGAFGLNLTQLGAAGGSLMTYGTLVLEADSWTNSTSIQAEHLTVNVNHLTQTATGQLLSANSFTGTGIDWRNDGLIGSDGLIDVQLTGQYAGNGRLSSLGTLGLKAALIDLEKNASVAGGGETTVHADGLFNNRGRVTSAAGMNVTAQGINNQGTLGGAGLLSVGTGALRNENGLIFSGADMALKVDSLTNLNADIYSLGNLSIDRDGLGTFASSIVNSSGSLQSEGNMSLAASTIENVRTLLTTNDAGIYTASIREVACREGVNAGDCEGGKQNHVWQIIQRDKFEVTEASAGSSITTGGNLNIQAKSLSNRSSTIGAAGSLIAKLDSLDNVGIETHDTETSRTFMSERTRSPGGWRTFANNFTNKYWFQSPGYNTANLGSLEADMSRFIGTTERELLQFGSSRALSHDTQTYAAIMQSGGPVDVRVQGVADSRVIRGGYNYVGAGPRTDTGADGKISTRITVNQQLSPDLAQQQVNPVTLPGFDLPTGQNGLFRLNQGTGTPTQGSGLNQVRGLPDRSFQANPQKYLIETNPALTDMRRFMSSDYLLSNLGYDPDDAAKRLGDGFYEQRLIQQAVIARTGQRFLDGQTSDEGMFKYLMNNAIASKDALNLSLGVSLTGEQVAALTHDIVWMETQTVNGQQVLVPVLYLANANHRLAPNGALIQGSDVTLIAGKNLNNAGTLRASNNLVATANDSLVNSGLLEAGNRLDALASNDLTNRAGGVISGRDVNVVALTGDVINERTVTTHESSSGYRTERTDFIDSAARIEAANNLTVGAGRDINNVGGVLKSGNDTILDAKRDVNLVAAERITSGTRGRHRDEDIKQYGSSLEAGRDLTANAGRDLNVVASQIDAKRDIAMAAAGNLTLASAADEQHSYSKSKKVTRQEDHVDQVSSTVTAGGSVALSAGQDLTLVSSKVKAEKEAYLVAGRKLELLAAQNYHYSLYDMKKKGGWGSKKTQRDEVTDVKHIGSEITAGGDLILLSGGDQRYQAAKLTSGNDLTLQSDGSITFEGVKNLSQESHTKSDSSLAWNSMKGKGHTDETLIQSQLQAHGSLAIKAADGLHIDVKHINQKTVSQTIDAMVKADPKLAWLKEAEQRGDVDWRLIKETHESFKYSHSSLGQGAMLAIIIIVTVLTAGTATAATVGASASAAASGAAAAAGASTATVATVGAAASAAATASFSAAVAQTAVSAINNKGDLGATFKDVFSSESLKGYVIAGVTAGFTKGVIDPALGGNTVPFNNLTKGFDLNTLQGVGGFALHAGAQGVASGVIKTAINGGSFGENIGDGLIYQAGNVAAATTFNFVGGYAQDHWQAAKNSGDVTGMAMWAEGGVARTAMHALAGGAISSATGGDFKTGAIAAGASQAMAQALNTTFDTQPDLRQAFSQVVGLTAAGLAGGDVEKASWVALMADEYNRQLHQKETVALEKLQKESPEKAYELKAAACALVHCSASVPVDDPHYQDVKALEADGKGFQDAQGKLFATGAFDEYSSWDRVNDDLLLNDKEARESALTSRAVIGAMTAAAGFGGAIAGTPACVTGVGCAIPAFSGLAGAAAFADGWQATGQLFAPYDYTQGSKVLASFSSATYPGDVNPLRDYGTEAAKAALEIALLKGVGKYLDGSGASVLVSGVKGGGTKGVGAAESDVEKVVIVSKSRFPESAQHIEDAIDAGKPDTLTIDRTNTASNRRDSLRGIETKPGLDRDEYPPAMFQEGGQGASVRHISPSDNRGAGACIGAQCRGLPNGTKVRIDVVD; from the coding sequence ATGGACGACCGCCAATACGCCTTGCTGGCCCGCCAACCTTCCGCTGCCCTGAAAAAACGCGACTCGTTCTGGGGCATGCCCAAGCGCGGCCTGGCGTTTTTGCTGGCCAACGTCATGTTCTGGCAGCCGATGTGGGCCCAGGCGGGCGGCATCGTCGTCAGTGCGCCGGGCACCAGCCTCGGCCAGGCGGGCAACGGCGTGCCCATCGTCAACATCGCCAAGCCCAACGGCAGCGGTCTGTCCCACAACCAGTTCAAGGACTACAACGTCGGCAGCAACGGCGTCATTCTCAACAACGCCACCAACCCCGCTCAATCCACGCAGTTGGGCGGGATCATCCTCGGCAACCCGAACCTCAAGGGCACGGCGGCCCGGATCATTCTCAATGAAGTCAACGGCGGCAGCCCCAGCCAGTTGCGCGGCTACACCGAAGTGGCGGGGCGGTCGGCCCACGTCATCGTCGCCAACCCCTACGGCATTACCTGTAACGGTTGCGGTTTCATCAACACCCCGAAGGCGACCCTGACCACCGGTAAACCGATCATTGAGAATGGCCGGTTGGACCGCTATCAGGTCGACCAGGGCAGCGTCACCGTCGAAGGTGCGGGCCTCAACGCCAACAACGTCGACCGCTTCGAAATCATCACCCGCAGCGCCAAGATCAACGCCGAGATCCAGGCGAAAAACCTGACCATCGTCGCCGGCCGCAACGACGTCGCCGCCACCACCCTCAACGCCACCGCCCGCGCCGATGACGGCAGCGCCAAACCGCAACTCGCCATCGATTCCTCGGCCCTGGGCGGCATGTACGCAGGCGCCATCAAACTGGTGGGCACCGAGGCTGGTGTCGGGGTGAAGCTGGACGGCAAGCTGATCGCCAGTGGCGGGGATATCCAGCTCGACGCCAATGGACACTTGAGCCTGGCCCAGACCGCTGCCGCCGGCGCAGTCAACGTCACGGCCGCCAGCCTCGACGCCCAGGGACCGGTCTACGCCGGCACCGCGTTGACCGTGAAAACCCAGGGCGACCTGACGAGCCAGAACAACCTGGTGGCCCGCGACAGTATTCGCCTGGACAGCGGCGGCACCCTCCGCAACAACGGGATCATCGAGGCTGGGGTCAATGCGGATAACACGCGCAATACCCGCGGCGACGTCACCCTCATCGCCAAACAACTGAATAACGACGGCAAAACGGTCGCTGCCAGTCGCGACCTGACGGTCACCATGACCGATACGTTGAACAACCAGGGCGGTACGCTCAGCGGGCAGAACAAGACCACCGTCACGGCCAAGGTCGTGGATAACCGCGCCAAAGGTCGCATCCTGGGCAGTAGCGAGGTGAACGTTAAGGCCGATCAAGTGCTCAACGGCAGCGGCGGCCTGATCAATAGCCAAGGCGCCTTGCAAGTGACGGCGGGCCATCTGGATAACAATGCCGGTGAACTGTCGAGCCTGAACACCGCGACACTGGTTCTCGGCAGCCTGGATAACCTCACCGGCCTGGTGATGACCGGCAAGCAGCTGGATATCAGCGCGACCGGCGCTGTCAACAACCAGGGCGGCGAACTGTCGACCCAAGGCCTGATGACCCTCAAGGCGGGGAGCCTGAACAACCGCGACAAGGGCACTGTCGCCGCCAACGGCAACCTGGTCGTGACCGCCACGAAAGGGGCGATCAAAAACGGCAACAATGGCCTGATTGCCAGCCGCAAAGCCGAGCTGAAGGTGACCGCCGCCAGCCTCGACAATGCCAAGGGCACCCTGCAAGGCAAGGGATTGGTGAAGGTCGACATTACGGGCGACATCGATAACCAGGCCGGCTCGATCATCGCCCAGGACGCGAACCTGAATGTTTTCGCCACCAACCTGGACAACCGCGGCGGTGTGCTGTCCAGCGTCAAGGCTGCGCTGGAGGCGCAGGTCAGCGGCGTGCTGAAAAACGGCCATGACCTGAATGGCCGTGGCGGCACGATCCAGGCGAAAGGCCTGACCCTCGACGCCCTCGCCGGGCTGTTCAACGACGGCGGACGCATCGCGGCGCAGGCTGGGGACGCCGTACTCAATACCGGCAGCGCCCGTTTCGACAACAGCAACGGCGGTCTCTATGCCAGTGGCAAGGTGAAGGTCGACGCGCTGAACCTGGATAACAGCAGCGGCCAGATCAGTGCCGGCCAGATCGACCTCAACCTCAACGGTGCCCTGGACAACACCAAGGGCATCATCGAAGGCGAAAGCAGCCTGGATATCCTCGCGGCCAGCCTCGTCAACCACAACGGCCAACTGCGCACTTTCGGCCGCAACAGCACCACCGTGTTCTCCATCGGCGGCCTGTTCGACAACAGCAACGGCACCCTGGAAACCGTCAGTAACGACGTCGGCTTCACCCTCGGCAGCCTGAACAACCAGAGCGGCAAGCTGCGCCACATCGGTGCCGGCGCATTCGGCCTGAACCTCACACAATTGGGCGCCGCCGGCGGCAGCCTGATGACCTACGGCACCCTGGTGCTTGAAGCCGACAGCTGGACCAACAGCACCTCGATCCAGGCCGAACACCTCACCGTCAACGTCAACCACCTGACCCAGACCGCCACCGGCCAGTTGCTCAGCGCCAACAGTTTCACCGGCACCGGGATCGACTGGCGCAACGACGGCCTGATCGGCAGCGATGGCCTGATCGATGTCCAGCTCACCGGCCAATACGCGGGCAACGGCCGCTTGAGCAGCCTGGGCACCTTGGGCCTCAAGGCTGCACTGATCGATCTTGAGAAAAACGCCAGTGTCGCCGGCGGCGGGGAAACCACCGTGCATGCCGATGGCTTGTTCAATAACCGTGGCCGCGTGACCTCGGCGGCGGGCATGAATGTCACGGCGCAGGGCATCAATAACCAGGGCACTCTGGGCGGTGCCGGGTTGCTGAGCGTTGGCACCGGTGCATTGCGCAACGAAAACGGCCTGATCTTCAGCGGTGCCGACATGGCCCTGAAGGTCGACAGCCTGACCAACCTCAACGCCGACATCTACAGCCTGGGCAACCTGAGCATCGACCGCGATGGCCTGGGTACTTTCGCCTCCAGCATCGTCAACAGCTCCGGCTCGCTGCAAAGCGAAGGCAACATGAGCCTGGCGGCCAGCACGATTGAAAACGTGCGAACCCTATTGACCACCAACGACGCCGGCATCTACACCGCGTCGATCCGCGAGGTCGCCTGCCGGGAAGGCGTCAATGCCGGGGACTGTGAGGGCGGCAAGCAAAACCATGTCTGGCAGATTATCCAGCGAGACAAGTTCGAAGTGACTGAGGCCAGTGCCGGGTCCAGCATCACCACCGGCGGCAACCTGAATATCCAGGCCAAGAGCCTGAGCAACCGCAGCAGCACCATCGGCGCGGCTGGTTCCCTCATCGCCAAGCTCGATAGCCTGGATAACGTCGGTATCGAAACCCACGACACCGAAACCTCGCGCACCTTCATGTCCGAGCGCACGCGCAGCCCCGGCGGCTGGCGTACCTTCGCCAATAACTTCACCAACAAATACTGGTTCCAGAGCCCCGGCTACAACACGGCTAACCTCGGCAGCCTGGAAGCCGACATGAGCCGCTTCATCGGCACGACCGAGCGCGAACTACTGCAATTCGGCAGCAGCCGGGCCCTGTCTCACGATACCCAGACCTACGCCGCCATCATGCAGTCCGGCGGCCCCGTCGATGTTCGCGTCCAGGGCGTCGCCGACAGCAGAGTCATCCGTGGTGGCTACAACTACGTCGGCGCCGGCCCGCGTACCGACACCGGCGCCGATGGAAAAATCTCAACCCGCATCACCGTCAACCAACAGCTCTCACCTGACCTCGCCCAACAGCAGGTCAACCCGGTAACCCTGCCCGGCTTCGACCTGCCCACCGGCCAGAACGGCCTGTTCCGCCTGAACCAAGGCACCGGCACTCCGACCCAAGGCAGCGGCCTGAATCAAGTGCGCGGCCTGCCGGACCGCTCGTTCCAGGCCAACCCGCAAAAATACCTGATCGAAACCAACCCGGCGCTGACCGACATGCGCCGGTTCATGAGCTCGGATTACCTGCTGTCCAACCTCGGCTACGATCCGGACGACGCCGCCAAGCGCCTGGGCGACGGTTTCTACGAACAACGCCTGATCCAGCAAGCCGTCATCGCCCGCACCGGCCAGCGTTTCCTCGACGGCCAGACCTCCGATGAAGGCATGTTCAAGTACCTGATGAACAACGCCATCGCCAGCAAGGACGCCCTCAACCTGTCCTTGGGCGTAAGCCTGACCGGCGAACAGGTCGCGGCGCTGACCCACGACATCGTCTGGATGGAAACCCAGACGGTGAACGGCCAGCAGGTGCTGGTGCCGGTGCTTTACCTGGCGAACGCCAACCATCGGCTGGCGCCGAATGGAGCGCTGATCCAGGGCAGCGACGTCACGTTGATTGCCGGTAAGAACCTGAACAACGCCGGGACGTTGCGGGCGTCGAATAACCTGGTTGCCACGGCTAATGACAGCCTGGTCAACAGTGGGTTGTTGGAGGCGGGGAATCGGCTGGATGCGTTGGCGAGTAATGATCTGACTAACCGGGCTGGTGGGGTTATTTCTGGCCGGGATGTGAATGTTGTTGCCCTGACTGGCGATGTGATCAACGAGCGCACCGTCACCACTCACGAAAGCAGCAGCGGCTATCGCACCGAGCGCACCGACTTCATCGACAGCGCCGCTCGTATCGAGGCCGCCAACAACCTCACCGTCGGCGCCGGGCGCGACATCAACAATGTTGGCGGTGTGCTGAAAAGTGGCAACGACACCATTCTCGACGCCAAACGCGACGTCAATCTCGTCGCCGCCGAACGCATCACCAGCGGCACCCGCGGTCGTCATCGCGACGAAGACATCAAGCAATACGGCTCCAGCCTTGAGGCCGGTCGCGACCTGACCGCCAACGCCGGACGCGACCTCAACGTCGTCGCCAGCCAGATCGATGCCAAACGCGACATCGCCATGGCAGCCGCAGGGAACTTGACCCTGGCTTCGGCGGCGGATGAACAGCACTCCTACAGCAAGAGCAAGAAGGTCACCCGTCAGGAAGATCACGTCGATCAGGTGTCTTCGACCGTGACTGCTGGGGGCAGCGTTGCGCTGAGTGCCGGACAGGATCTGACGCTGGTGTCCAGCAAGGTGAAGGCTGAGAAGGAAGCCTATCTGGTGGCAGGGCGCAAGCTTGAGCTGTTGGCTGCGCAGAACTACCACTATTCGCTGTATGACATGAAGAAGAAGGGCGGATGGGGGAGTAAGAAGACACAGCGTGATGAGGTGACCGATGTAAAGCATATCGGTAGTGAGATCACTGCCGGGGGCGATTTGATATTGCTCAGTGGGGGTGATCAGCGTTATCAGGCGGCCAAACTGACAAGTGGAAATGACCTGACATTGCAGAGTGACGGCTCGATTACCTTTGAGGGCGTCAAGAACCTTAGTCAGGAAAGCCACACAAAGAGCGATTCCAGCCTGGCCTGGAACTCGATGAAGGGTAAAGGTCACACCGACGAAACCCTGATTCAGAGCCAGTTGCAGGCTCATGGGAGCTTGGCAATCAAAGCCGCCGACGGCTTGCACATCGACGTTAAGCACATCAATCAGAAAACCGTTAGCCAGACCATCGACGCCATGGTCAAGGCTGATCCGAAACTGGCGTGGCTCAAGGAGGCCGAGCAGCGTGGCGATGTGGATTGGCGGTTGATCAAAGAGACTCACGAGTCGTTTAAGTACAGCCATTCGAGCCTGGGGCAGGGCGCGATGCTGGCGATCATTATCATCGTTACCGTGCTAACGGCCGGCACAGCAACTGCGGCGACAGTGGGCGCATCTGCCAGCGCGGCAGCTTCCGGAGCGGCAGCGGCAGCAGGTGCATCGACTGCAACGGTAGCGACTGTAGGTGCTGCTGCATCGGCCGCAGCAACAGCGAGTTTTTCAGCTGCCGTGGCGCAAACGGCGGTCAGCGCGATCAATAACAAGGGTGATTTAGGCGCGACCTTCAAGGATGTCTTCTCATCAGAAAGCCTGAAGGGCTATGTTATTGCTGGGGTCACGGCCGGTTTTACCAAGGGCGTTATCGACCCCGCGCTTGGTGGCAATACAGTGCCGTTCAATAACCTCACAAAAGGTTTTGATTTAAATACGCTTCAAGGCGTTGGTGGTTTTGCACTGCATGCCGGGGCTCAAGGTGTTGCGAGCGGTGTCATCAAAACAGCCATCAATGGAGGAAGTTTCGGCGAGAACATCGGTGACGGGTTGATTTATCAGGCGGGTAACGTCGCAGCCGCCACAACATTCAACTTTGTCGGTGGTTATGCGCAAGACCATTGGCAGGCCGCGAAGAACTCCGGTGATGTTACGGGCATGGCCATGTGGGCCGAAGGTGGCGTTGCTCGTACTGCCATGCACGCATTGGCGGGAGGGGCGATTTCCAGCGCAACGGGTGGAGACTTCAAGACCGGCGCTATCGCGGCAGGTGCCAGTCAAGCCATGGCTCAAGCTCTCAACACCACCTTCGATACACAACCTGATCTACGGCAGGCGTTTTCTCAGGTTGTCGGTTTGACGGCCGCCGGACTTGCTGGCGGTGACGTCGAGAAAGCCTCATGGGTTGCGTTGATGGCTGACGAATACAACCGTCAGCTTCACCAGAAAGAAACAGTTGCGCTTGAAAAGCTGCAAAAGGAATCACCAGAAAAAGCGTATGAACTTAAAGCTGCTGCGTGTGCTTTGGTTCATTGCTCTGCTTCGGTTCCTGTGGATGATCCTCACTACCAAGACGTTAAAGCACTTGAAGCGGACGGGAAGGGTTTCCAGGATGCTCAGGGTAAGCTTTTCGCTACCGGTGCCTTCGACGAATATTCGAGCTGGGATCGAGTCAATGATGATCTGCTGCTTAATGATAAGGAAGCCAGGGAATCAGCCCTCACGAGCCGAGCGGTAATCGGCGCGATGACTGCCGCCGCAGGATTTGGCGGCGCAATAGCCGGCACGCCGGCTTGTGTCACCGGTGTCGGTTGCGCTATACCAGCCTTCTCCGGTTTAGCAGGTGCGGCGGCGTTTGCTGATGGGTGGCAGGCCACCGGACAGCTGTTTGCTCCCTACGACTACACTCAAGGAAGCAAGGTTCTTGCGTCTTTCAGCAGTGCTACCTACCCAGGTGACGTAAACCCGCTTCGTGACTATGGAACCGAGGCCGCCAAGGCTGCGTTGGAAATAGCGCTGCTCAAGGGGGTGGGGAAGTATCTGGATGGAAGTGGGGCTTCGGTCCTGGTTTCGGGGGTTAAGGGGGGTGGGACAAAAGGGGTAGGTGCCGCTGAAAGTGATGTCGAAAAGGTTGTAATAGTCAGCAAAAGCCGCTTCCCTGAGTCAGCACAACACATTGAAGACGCTATTGACGCGGGTAAGCCTGACACTCTGACCATAGATCGCACGAATACGGCGTCAAATAGGCGTGATTCCTTGCGCGGTATTGAAACCAAACCAGGTCTTGACCGTGATGAGTATCCACCTGCAATGTTTCAAGAAGGTGGTCAAGGGGCCTCTGTAAGACATATCAGCCCTAGCGACAACCGTGGGGCTGGTGCTTGTATTGGTGCTCAATGTAGAGGGTTGCCAAACGGAACGAAAGTTCGAATAGACGTGGTGGATTAG
- a CDS encoding DUF6572 domain-containing protein, which translates to MSIEQAGVIDAMGVDKETGKVFLTISDHLEWDDEHLLLLQEKLNLYLGFIEGGELLEVYPDSKGREVVISVICKCSPNATGKEFLSRVGSIVKEAGVGFVYRVSEFG; encoded by the coding sequence ATGTCAATTGAACAAGCTGGTGTTATTGATGCCATGGGTGTTGATAAAGAGACAGGGAAGGTTTTTCTGACAATAAGTGATCATTTAGAGTGGGATGATGAACATTTATTGCTGCTTCAGGAAAAGCTTAATTTATATCTTGGTTTTATTGAGGGTGGGGAGTTGCTTGAGGTATACCCTGATTCAAAAGGTCGTGAGGTTGTTATAAGCGTTATTTGTAAGTGTTCCCCAAATGCAACGGGTAAGGAGTTTTTAAGTAGAGTTGGATCTATAGTGAAAGAGGCCGGGGTTGGATTTGTTTATCGGGTTTCTGAGTTTGGTTGA
- a CDS encoding SMI1/KNR4 family protein, producing the protein MASLDKLLLNASSSLSEHEPEMLGQLRGLGGALADQLLGMLCQRNGFYALESALHVFPTHSSQSEIGICDWNESALWRSGYKGLADGCLFFAEDIFGGQFCIKDSKVYIFDPETGSLEYLADDIESWAQMLLSDYEVLTGYPLAHQWQKQNGQLPAGKRLLPKVPFVLGGEFVLDNLYMADAVEGMRFRADIASQIKELPDGAQIRLNIDR; encoded by the coding sequence ATGGCTAGTTTGGATAAATTGTTATTGAACGCAAGTTCATCTTTGAGCGAGCATGAGCCGGAAATGTTAGGGCAATTGCGTGGATTGGGAGGAGCTTTAGCTGATCAACTTTTGGGCATGCTGTGTCAGCGGAATGGCTTTTATGCTCTAGAAAGCGCTTTGCATGTATTTCCAACACACTCTAGCCAGAGCGAAATTGGTATTTGTGATTGGAACGAGAGTGCTCTGTGGCGTAGCGGCTACAAAGGCCTGGCCGATGGTTGTCTTTTTTTTGCTGAAGATATTTTTGGTGGGCAGTTCTGCATTAAAGATAGCAAGGTCTATATTTTTGACCCAGAAACAGGCTCGTTAGAGTACTTGGCTGATGATATTGAAAGCTGGGCGCAAATGCTCCTCAGTGATTATGAGGTACTTACGGGCTATCCGTTAGCGCACCAATGGCAAAAGCAGAACGGTCAGCTCCCTGCCGGGAAACGTTTGTTACCTAAGGTTCCGTTCGTACTGGGTGGTGAGTTTGTGCTGGATAATTTGTATATGGCTGATGCTGTAGAGGGGATGAGATTTAGAGCTGATATAGCCAGTCAAATTAAAGAACTGCCGGACGGTGCCCAGATTAGATTAAATATTGACAGATGA